A single window of Oreochromis aureus strain Israel breed Guangdong linkage group 5, ZZ_aureus, whole genome shotgun sequence DNA harbors:
- the dag1 gene encoding dystroglycan has product MRDKQSLGWLGPSSGLDVRLPRTRVVLLGVLLAVAVAAELDIDMLGGMVLIEAGGESERFDGGRGELEASMHSSLLQDFQEVTEGVAAADAGETAANQQNAATPTAFPDTSAMVGCIFQMKVPNKMEDVYLGDIIKITEMGKDSLPEWLHWDASSRILQGLPLEEDKGVHYITVSISNHTKSSSSSEVFSIAVHPEDYLDSDSAQLMSNQASTENDIQQFMCGNEEPVTVLTVILDADLTKMSSEQRVELLDNMRSFSGVGLQYMKMLPVVNNRLFDMSAFMAGPGNAKKVVENGALLSWKLGCSLDQSTVPDINSVQGPAKEGTMSAKLGYPVVGWHIANKKPHVPKRVRRQLNNTPTPILVVPPPTTAVEPPVRIIPTLSSPSIAAPTESSAPPVRGPVPLPGKPTFRVRDPIAHTPTMGPSQPTRVMESTSSISIQPSMTRPIYVQPTATPATASTPTSTRKTTRKPGKKVKTTTPAFRTPKAPTTKSPMTTTSRAVPDPFNEKPVLRNPIDQVNALVGTYFEVKIPSDTFFDKEDGTTDKLRLTLRQNHNEIVPEDSWIQFNTTSQLLYGLPDVQHVGKHEYFMQAADKGDLKAIDAFEVRVNRWPTNDKTPVIFTARFEGEPRSVTNDIHKKILLVKKLACALGDRNSSMVSLRNITKGSIVVEWTNTSLPQHPCPKEQIVVMSRTLANSDGRPSQIFRHNMEPEFKPLDVKVKGRASCRMYSFIPPGDIDIPEPPAVTPGVGSSQDSADDVYLHTVIPAVVVAAILLIAGIIAMICYRKKRKGKLTIEDQATFIKKGVPIIFADELDDSKPPPSSSMPLILQEEKPPLPPPEYPNMATPETTPLNQELLGEYTALQDDDPNAPPYQPPPPFTTPMEGKGSRPKNITPYRSPPPYVPP; this is encoded by the exons ATGCGCGATAAACAAAGTTTGGGCTGGCTCGGGCCGAGCAGCGGCCTCGATGTGAGACTACCCAGGACTAGAGTCGTGCTGCTGGGCGTGCTGCTCGCCGTGGCCGTAGCTGCGGAGCTGGACATCGACATGCTTGGCGGCATGGTGTTGATAGAAGCGGGTGGAGAAAGCGAGAGGTTTGACGGAGGCAGAGGTGAGCTCGAGGCCTCCATGCATTCCTCGCTCTTGCAGGACTTCCAGGAAGTGACAGAGGGCGTCGCGGCGGCGGATGCTGGCGAAACGGCAGCGAATCAGCAAAACGCGGCTACGCCCACGGCCTTCCCCGACACCTCGGCGATGGTGGGTTGCATTTTCCAGATGAAGGTGCCAAACAAGATGGAGGATGTCTACCTGGGTGATATCATCAAG ATTACAGAGATGGGTAAGGACTCGCTCCCAGAATGGCTGCACTGGGATGCAAGCAGCAGAATCTTGCAAGGTCTACCTTTGGAAGAGGATAAAGGTGTCCACTACATCACCGTGTCCATCTCCAACCACACTAAATCCTCATCTTCTTCAGAGGTGTTTTCCATCGCAGTGCACCCTGAAGATTATCTGGATTCAGATTCAGCCCAACTGATGTCTAACCAGGCTTCCACTGAAAATGACATCCAACAGTTCATGTGTGGGAACGAGGAACCGGTCACGGTGCTGACGGTGATCCTAGATGCTGATTTGACCAAGATGAGCTCAGAGCAGAGGGTAGAGCTCCTGGATAACATGAGGAGCTTCTCTGGTGTTGGGCTTCAGTACATGAAGATGCTCCCTGTGGTCAACAACAGGCTGTTTGACATGTCTGCATTTATGGCTGGACCTGGGAATGccaaaaaa GTGGTGGAGAACGGCGCTCTGTTGTCCTGGAAGCTCGGCTGCTCGCTGGACCAGAGCACAGTCCCTGATATCAACAGCGTCCAGGGTCCTGCAAAGGAAGGCACAATGTCAGCTAAGCTGGGTTACCCCGTGGTGGGCTGGCACATCGCTAACAAGAAACCTCATGTCCCCAAACGAGTGAGACGACAACTAAACAACACTCCGACGCCTATTCTGGTTGTGCCTCCTCCAACAACTGCAGTGGAGCCACCAGTGAGAATTATCCCGaccctctcctctccctctatTGCTGCACCGACCGAAAGCTCTGCCCCTCCCGTGAGAGGTCCCGTCCCGCTTCCGGGAAAGCCTACTTTTAGAGTCCGTGACCCTATTGCTCACACTCCGACTATGGGACCTTCCCAGCCAACGAGGGTCATGGAGTCCACCAGCAGCATTTCTATCCAGCCGAGCATGACCAGGCCTATTTATGTACAACCCACCGCCACACCAGCCACAGCCTCTACACCCACATCCACCAGAAAAACTACCAGGAAACCAGGAAAGAAGGTGAAGACGACCACACCAGCATTCAGAACGCCAAAGGCCCCCACAACAAAATCTCCTATGACCACCACATCACGTGCTGTTCCAGATCCATTCAACGAAAAGCCCGTGTTAAGGAACCCCATCGACCAGGTCAATGCATTGGTGGGCACTTATTTCGAAGTCAAGATCCCATCTGATACATTCTTTGACAAAGAGGATGGAACGACAGATAAGCTGCGATTAACCCTTCGACAAAACCACAATGAAATAGTTCCAGAGGACTCCTGGATCCAGTTCAACACCACCAGCCAACTGCTCTATGGACTGCCTGATGTCCAGCATGTGGGAAAACATGAATACTTCATGCAGGCAGCTGACAAAGGTGACCTCAAGGCAATTGATGCTTTTGAGGTTCGCGTAAACCGCTGGCCAACCAATGACAAAACTCCTGTAATATTTACGGCCCGATTTGAGGGTGAGCCACGGTCTGTAACGAACGACATCCACAAGAAGATCCTGCTGGTTAAAAAGCTGGCATGTGCCCTCGGGGACCGCAATAGCAGCATGGTGAGTCTAAGGAACATCACCAAAGGGTCCATTGTGGTAGAGTGGACGAACACCAGCCTGCCTCAGCACCCATGTCCAAAGGAGCAGATCGTAGTCATGAGCAGGACGCTCGCCAATTCTGACGGAAGACCCTCACAGATTTTCAGGCACAATATGGAACCCGAATTCAAACCACTGGACGTCAAGGTGAAGGGGAGGGCAAGCTGCCGAATGTATTCCTTCATCCCACCAGGAGACATCGATATCCCAGAACCTCCAGCTGTCACTCCAGGTGTGGGATCAAGCCAGGATAGCGCAGATGACGTCTATCTCCACACGGTCATTCCTGCTGTGGTGGTGGCAGCAATATTGCTAATAGCAGGAATTATTGCAATGATCTGCTATAGAAAGAAACGAAAGGGCAAGCTTACCATTGAGGACCAGGCCACCTTCATTAAGAAAGGTGTGCCGATTATCTTTGCAGACGAACTTGATGATTCCAAGCCACCTCCGTCCTCCAGTATGCCCTTGATTCTCCAGGAAGAGAAGCCCCCACTTCCACCCCCTGAATACCCCAACATGGCCACGCCAGAAACCACTCCGCTAAATCAGGAGCTGCTGGGGGAGTACACGGCTCTGCAAGATGACGACCCCAACGCGCCTCCCTACCAACCGCCTCCTCCCTTCACCACTCCTATGGAGGGCAAGGGCTCCCGTCCGAAGAACATAACTCCCTACAGATCTCCACCTCCTTACGTGCCACCCTAA